In a single window of the Pseudomonas sp. B21-015 genome:
- the ptsN gene encoding PTS IIA-like nitrogen regulatory protein PtsN yields the protein MIRLENILTPGRSQVNVPGGSKKKALEQIANLIAREVPDLEMQDVFEALIAREKLGSTGFGNGIAIPHCRLKGCNSPISALMHLDAPIDFDAIDGAPVDLLFVLLVPEAATDAHLELLRQIASMLDRKEVREKLRSAPSNEALYQVVLDEQNGH from the coding sequence ATGATCCGACTTGAAAACATCCTGACCCCCGGCCGTTCCCAGGTGAACGTGCCGGGCGGCAGTAAAAAGAAAGCCCTCGAGCAAATTGCCAACCTGATCGCCCGGGAAGTGCCGGATCTGGAGATGCAAGATGTCTTCGAGGCTCTTATTGCCCGTGAAAAACTCGGTTCGACCGGTTTTGGCAACGGCATTGCCATACCCCACTGTCGCCTGAAGGGCTGCAACTCGCCCATCAGTGCCTTGATGCACCTAGATGCACCCATCGATTTCGACGCCATCGACGGCGCCCCGGTTGACCTGCTGTTCGTGCTGCTGGTCCCGGAAGCCGCCACCGATGCACACCTGGAATTGCTGCGCCAGATCGCCAGCATGCTTGACCGCAAGGAAGTGCGCGAAAAACTGCGCAGCGCCCCGAGCAACGAAGCCTTGTATCAGGTTGTCCTGGACGAGCAAAACGGTCACTAA
- a CDS encoding ZIP family metal transporter: MGTETLAIGSGRMFRYALGSLLLLAGMTLLVAQGLMWLDLEPKLLRALQGGAICALGTALGAVPVLVIRRMPQAVSDTLLGFGAGVMLAATAFSLIVPGIAAAENLGLTPWAASGLISFGIMLGAFGLFLVDRKVSGATPEMHVGTLERPLIPPRVWLFVFAIIAHNIPEGMAVGVSAGGGMPDADSLAMGIALQDVPEGLVIALVLAGAEMSRIKAFLIGAASGVVEPVFALLCAWLVSLAELLLPLGLALAAGAMLLVVTHEVIPESRRHGHDKLASLGLLIGFCLMMVMDTALA, from the coding sequence ATGGGCACTGAAACACTGGCGATCGGAAGCGGGCGGATGTTTCGTTACGCACTGGGATCGCTGTTGCTGCTGGCAGGCATGACGTTATTGGTGGCCCAGGGGCTGATGTGGCTGGACCTCGAACCGAAACTGTTGCGCGCCCTGCAAGGCGGGGCCATTTGCGCCTTGGGCACAGCCTTGGGTGCGGTGCCGGTGCTGGTGATTCGGCGGATGCCTCAGGCTGTCAGCGACACGCTACTGGGTTTCGGGGCCGGAGTGATGCTCGCGGCGACGGCGTTTTCGCTGATCGTGCCAGGCATTGCGGCGGCCGAAAACCTCGGGCTGACGCCTTGGGCGGCCAGTGGTCTGATCAGCTTCGGCATTATGTTGGGCGCATTCGGGCTGTTTCTGGTGGATCGCAAGGTGTCTGGCGCCACGCCTGAAATGCATGTGGGGACGCTGGAGCGGCCGTTGATTCCACCGCGAGTCTGGTTGTTTGTATTTGCCATCATCGCCCACAACATTCCCGAAGGCATGGCAGTCGGCGTCTCGGCCGGTGGTGGCATGCCTGACGCCGATAGCCTGGCCATGGGCATCGCCTTGCAGGATGTACCCGAAGGGCTGGTGATCGCGTTGGTGTTGGCCGGAGCAGAGATGTCGCGGATCAAGGCATTCCTGATCGGTGCCGCGTCAGGGGTGGTCGAGCCGGTCTTTGCACTGCTGTGCGCCTGGCTGGTGAGCCTGGCTGAACTGCTGTTGCCTTTGGGCTTGGCGCTGGCAGCCGGGGCGATGCTGTTGGTGGTGACTCACGAAGTCATTCCCGAGTCGCGACGCCATGGTCACGACAAACTGGCCAGCCTCGGACTGCTGATCGGGTTTTGCTTGATGATGGTGATGGATACAGCGCTCGCTTGA
- the hpf gene encoding ribosome hibernation-promoting factor, HPF/YfiA family translates to MQVNISGHQLEVTEPLRTYIGEKLDRLERHFDKITNVQITLNVEKLLQKIEATLHIPGGEVVANAEHTDMYAAIDLLTDKLDRQLKKHKEKTQSLLQGATGR, encoded by the coding sequence ATGCAAGTCAACATCAGTGGACACCAACTGGAAGTGACCGAACCTCTGCGCACCTACATCGGCGAAAAACTCGACCGATTAGAGAGGCATTTCGACAAGATCACCAACGTGCAAATCACGCTGAACGTCGAAAAGCTGCTGCAAAAGATCGAAGCCACGCTGCATATCCCCGGCGGAGAAGTGGTCGCCAATGCCGAGCATACGGACATGTATGCCGCCATCGACCTGTTGACCGACAAGCTGGATCGCCAACTCAAAAAGCATAAGGAAAAGACCCAGAGCCTCCTCCAGGGCGCAACCGGTCGTTAA
- the rapZ gene encoding RNase adapter RapZ, whose amino-acid sequence MRLIIVSGRSGSGKSTALDVLEDNGYYCIDNLPAGLLPELAERALIHTELAQPLVAVSIDARNLPSHLSRFPELLEEVRSRHIQCDVLYLDADEETLLKRFSETRRRHPLSSANRSLAEAIEDETNLLGPIADLADLKVNTTNLNLYQLRDTIKLRLLNQPEPGTAFLVESFGFKRGMPVDADLVFDVRCLPNPYWKPELRAQSGLDQPVAEYLAAQPDVEEMFQDISSYLLKWLPRFAASNRAYVTIAIGCTGGHHRSVYLTERLGQVLQQSLKNVQVRHRDLS is encoded by the coding sequence ATGCGCTTGATCATTGTCAGCGGCCGCTCCGGCTCAGGTAAAAGCACCGCCCTCGATGTTCTCGAGGACAACGGCTATTACTGCATCGACAACCTGCCTGCCGGCCTGCTACCGGAACTGGCCGAGCGAGCGCTGATTCACACCGAACTGGCACAACCGCTGGTGGCCGTGTCCATCGATGCGCGTAACTTGCCAAGCCACCTGTCACGGTTTCCCGAGCTGTTGGAAGAGGTCCGCAGCCGGCATATCCAGTGCGATGTGCTGTATCTGGACGCCGATGAAGAAACCCTGCTCAAACGCTTCTCGGAAACACGCCGTCGTCACCCGCTCAGCAGCGCCAATCGCTCGCTGGCGGAAGCGATAGAGGACGAAACCAATCTGCTGGGGCCTATCGCCGATCTGGCCGACCTCAAGGTCAACACCACCAATCTGAACCTGTATCAGCTGCGCGATACCATCAAGCTGCGCTTGCTGAATCAGCCGGAGCCCGGCACTGCGTTCCTGGTCGAGTCTTTCGGGTTCAAGCGTGGCATGCCGGTGGATGCCGATCTGGTGTTCGACGTGCGCTGCCTGCCCAACCCTTACTGGAAGCCGGAGCTGCGCGCGCAGTCCGGGCTCGATCAACCGGTGGCCGAGTACCTGGCGGCACAGCCGGACGTCGAAGAGATGTTCCAGGACATTTCCTCGTACCTGCTCAAGTGGCTGCCCCGCTTTGCCGCCAGCAACCGCGCCTATGTCACCATTGCCATTGGTTGCACCGGCGGGCATCACCGCTCTGTCTACCTGACCGAACGTCTGGGTCAGGTCCTGCAACAATCCCTGAAGAACGTCCAGGTTCGCCACCGCGACCTCAGCTAA
- the lptB gene encoding LPS export ABC transporter ATP-binding protein: MATLKAQHLAKSYKNRQVVRDVSLSIDSGQIVGLLGPNGAGKTTCFYMIVGLVQADQGRVLIDDLDVSHQPMHGRAKAGIGYLPQEASIFRKLSVADNIMAILETRKELDKAGRRKELESLLQEFHIHHIRDNLGMSLSGGERRRVEIARALATNPKFILLDEPFAGVDPISVGDIKQIIHHLKAKGIGVLITDHNVRETLDICETAYIVNDGQLIAEGDSATILANQLVKEVYLGHEFRL; encoded by the coding sequence ATGGCAACTCTGAAAGCTCAGCATCTGGCCAAGAGCTACAAGAACCGCCAGGTCGTGCGTGACGTCAGCCTGTCCATCGACAGCGGTCAGATTGTCGGCCTGCTTGGCCCCAACGGCGCCGGCAAGACGACTTGCTTCTACATGATCGTCGGCCTGGTACAGGCCGACCAGGGCCGCGTACTGATCGACGACCTGGACGTCAGCCACCAGCCTATGCACGGCCGTGCGAAGGCCGGTATCGGCTATCTTCCGCAAGAAGCGTCGATCTTCCGCAAGCTTTCGGTGGCCGACAACATCATGGCCATCCTCGAAACCCGCAAGGAACTCGACAAGGCCGGTCGCCGCAAAGAGCTGGAAAGCCTGCTGCAGGAATTCCACATCCACCACATCCGCGACAACCTCGGCATGAGCCTGTCCGGTGGTGAACGCCGCCGTGTGGAAATCGCCCGGGCATTGGCCACCAACCCGAAATTCATCCTCCTCGACGAACCCTTCGCCGGCGTGGACCCGATTTCGGTCGGCGACATCAAGCAGATCATCCATCACCTCAAGGCCAAAGGCATTGGCGTACTGATCACTGACCACAACGTCCGTGAAACCCTGGATATCTGCGAAACCGCCTACATCGTCAACGATGGTCAGCTGATCGCTGAAGGTGACTCCGCCACCATCCTGGCCAACCAACTGGTCAAGGAAGTGTATCTGGGCCACGAGTTCCGCCTGTAA
- a CDS encoding HPr family phosphocarrier protein translates to MPALEIEIINKLGLHARASAKFVGVAGQFKDCTIRVGRTPESAVDGKSIMAMMMLAAGKGTKIHLSTEGEQEQEALDALVALINNFFDEGE, encoded by the coding sequence ATGCCTGCTCTGGAAATCGAAATTATCAACAAGCTGGGCCTGCATGCCCGCGCGTCTGCCAAATTTGTCGGAGTCGCCGGTCAGTTCAAGGATTGCACGATCAGGGTAGGACGCACGCCAGAATCCGCGGTCGACGGCAAAAGCATCATGGCCATGATGATGCTGGCCGCTGGCAAGGGCACCAAAATCCACCTGAGTACCGAAGGCGAACAGGAACAGGAAGCGCTGGATGCATTGGTGGCGCTGATCAACAACTTCTTTGACGAAGGCGAATGA
- the lptA gene encoding lipopolysaccharide transport periplasmic protein LptA, with the protein MRLVKTLPILLSLGAALGSVSAWALPNDQEQPIRIQADDAQLDDKNGVATYKGDVIITQGSMKVTGNTVTITRTPTGDIDVVTSVGNLAYFEQLQTQGDTKPVQGWGVTIQYHASQNRVVLIDRAKVIDKDNNTTQGEKIVYDTVKKLASAGRATGNKVTEQRPRIDMVIQPKKKTDEQKAQ; encoded by the coding sequence ATGAGGCTCGTTAAAACTCTCCCTATTTTGCTCAGTCTGGGCGCAGCACTGGGAAGCGTGAGCGCCTGGGCTCTGCCGAACGATCAAGAGCAGCCTATCCGCATTCAGGCCGACGACGCCCAACTGGACGACAAGAATGGCGTTGCCACCTATAAAGGTGACGTGATCATCACCCAGGGCTCGATGAAGGTCACCGGCAACACCGTGACCATCACCCGCACCCCGACCGGCGACATCGACGTGGTGACTTCGGTGGGCAACCTCGCCTACTTCGAGCAACTCCAGACCCAGGGCGACACCAAGCCTGTTCAGGGCTGGGGTGTGACTATCCAGTACCACGCTTCGCAGAACCGCGTCGTGCTGATCGATCGCGCGAAAGTCATCGATAAGGACAACAACACCACTCAGGGCGAGAAAATCGTCTACGACACGGTCAAGAAGCTTGCGAGCGCCGGCCGCGCCACCGGCAACAAGGTCACCGAGCAGCGTCCGCGCATCGATATGGTGATCCAGCCGAAGAAGAAAACCGACGAGCAGAAGGCCCAGTAA
- a CDS encoding RNA polymerase factor sigma-54 translates to MKPSLVLRMGQQLTMTPQLQQAIRLLQLSTLDLQQEIQEALESNPMLERQEEGDDFDNADPLADKAEQQPNADIQEPSYQETAPTVDNLEEGDWNERIPNELPVDTAWEDVYQTSASSLPSNDDDEWDFTTRTSAGESLQSHLLWQLNLAPMSDTDRLIAVTLIDCINNQGYLDETLEEILEAFDPELDIELDEIEAVLHRIQQFEPAGIGARNLGECLLLQLRQLPAKTPWLAEAKRLITDYIDLLGSRDYSQLMRRMKLKEDELRQVIELVQSLNPRPGSQIESTEAEYVVPDVIVRKDNERWLVELNQESVPRLRVNAQYAGFVRRADTSADNTFMRNQLQEARWFIKSLQSRNETLMKVATQIVEHQRGFLEYGDEAMKPLVLHDIAEAVGMHESTISRVTTQKFMHTPRGIYELKYFFSSHVSTSEGGECSSTAIRAIIKKLVAAENQKKPLSDSKIAGLLEAQGIQVARRTVAKYRESLGIAPSSERKRLM, encoded by the coding sequence ATGAAACCATCGCTAGTCTTGAGAATGGGCCAGCAGCTGACGATGACACCGCAGCTGCAACAGGCCATCCGCCTGCTCCAATTGTCGACCCTGGACCTGCAACAGGAAATCCAGGAGGCCCTGGAGTCCAATCCGATGCTCGAACGCCAGGAAGAAGGCGACGACTTCGATAACGCCGATCCCTTGGCCGACAAAGCCGAACAGCAACCCAACGCTGACATTCAGGAACCCTCCTATCAGGAAACCGCCCCGACGGTGGATAACCTCGAGGAAGGCGACTGGAACGAGCGCATTCCCAACGAACTGCCCGTCGACACGGCCTGGGAAGACGTCTACCAGACCAGCGCCAGCAGCCTGCCGAGCAACGATGACGACGAGTGGGATTTCACCACCCGCACATCGGCCGGTGAAAGCCTGCAAAGCCATTTGCTCTGGCAACTGAACCTGGCACCGATGTCTGACACCGATCGCCTCATCGCCGTAACCCTGATCGACTGCATCAACAATCAGGGCTACCTGGACGAAACCCTCGAGGAAATCCTCGAAGCCTTCGATCCGGAACTGGATATCGAACTGGACGAAATCGAAGCCGTCCTGCACCGCATCCAGCAATTCGAACCCGCCGGCATCGGCGCCCGCAACCTCGGCGAATGCCTGCTGCTGCAACTGCGCCAACTGCCCGCCAAGACCCCTTGGCTGGCCGAGGCCAAGCGCCTGATCACCGATTACATCGACCTGCTCGGCAGCCGCGACTACAGCCAGCTGATGCGCCGCATGAAGCTTAAGGAAGATGAACTGCGCCAGGTGATCGAACTGGTCCAGAGCCTCAACCCGCGCCCGGGCTCGCAAATCGAGTCCACCGAAGCCGAATACGTCGTTCCTGACGTGATCGTGCGCAAGGACAACGAGCGCTGGCTGGTGGAGCTGAACCAGGAATCGGTACCACGCCTGCGGGTCAACGCCCAATACGCCGGTTTCGTGCGCCGCGCCGACACCAGCGCCGACAACACCTTCATGCGTAATCAGTTGCAGGAAGCTCGCTGGTTCATCAAGAGCCTGCAAAGCCGCAACGAAACCCTGATGAAAGTAGCCACCCAGATCGTCGAGCATCAACGCGGCTTTCTGGAGTACGGCGATGAAGCCATGAAGCCGTTGGTGCTGCATGACATCGCCGAAGCGGTGGGCATGCACGAATCGACGATTTCACGGGTGACCACGCAAAAATTCATGCATACCCCACGGGGCATCTATGAACTGAAATACTTTTTCTCCAGCCACGTCAGTACCTCCGAAGGCGGTGAATGCTCGTCCACAGCGATCCGCGCGATCATCAAAAAACTGGTTGCCGCGGAAAATCAGAAAAAGCCGTTGAGTGACAGCAAGATCGCTGGTTTACTGGAGGCACAAGGCATTCAGGTAGCCCGTCGCACCGTCGCCAAGTACCGCGAATCCCTGGGGATCGCGCCTTCCAGCGAACGGAAGCGGTTGATGTAG